The sequence atcaaattttatttgtcacatgcgccgaatacaacaggtaccttacagtgaaatgcttacttacaagcccttaaccaacaattccgttttaagaaaataccctcCCCAAAAacgtaagagataagaataacaaataattaaagagcagcagaaaATAACACTaatggggctatatacagggtgtaccggtacagagtcaatgtgtcaatgtgcgtgGGCACTGGtgttgaggtaattatgtacatgcaggtagggttattagtgactatgcatagataataacagagagtagaagcAGCGTGGAAGGGGGcaggggtcaatgcaaatagtctgggtagccatttgattagctgttcaggagttaATGTTAGAGAACCCTttggcaattatgttagcacagctgaaaactgttgttctgattaaagctATACAACTCGCCTTCattaaactagttgagtatctggagcataagaatttgtgggtttgattacaggctcaatgaaactcgtcagtctattcttgttctgacaaatgaaggctattccatgtgagaaattgccaagaaactgaagatctcgttcaACGCTGTGTACTCcgttcacagaacagcgcaaactggctctaaccagaatagaaagaggagtgggaggccccggtgcacaactgagcaagaggacaagtacattagtgtctagtttgagaaacagacacctcacaagtcctcaactggcagcttcattaaatagtacccgcaaaacaccagtctcaacatcaacagtgaagaggtgacccCTGGAATGCTGGACTTCTAGGTAGAGTTGCAAAAAAAAGCCTCATTTTACAGATGTCTCAGTTTAGAAGCTGAAATCCTTTGCCAATTTAATATCTCCCATAGAAGTGAAGGTGTGTTTTTTGTTGATGACTAAGACAAATGGGAAACTTCTGTTCTTTAATTAAAATTGTGAAAACAATTCATGAATTATTTTTTTATAACGTAATTTCACAAAATTACGTGTGGACTGTAACAAGCACATTACAGTTTCAGTGTTTGAAAATGAATAGTACTGCTCCCTATTTGATGGTACATTCCAGTCAAAAGAAATTGAGTACCTGACTCCTCCCTATTAATCACAAATGTACTCTAATTCATTAATCTGGAGACCCATAATTGGCAACAATTAAAAATAATCAGGCCATAAATATACTATAAAACATGCTACCACGAGCGTCCATGTGGTAAAcatgataaaaaaataaataagttaGAAAAAcacaggttaaaaaaataaaatagttaTCCCAAATCACCTAATAGTTAGACAACACACATTCATTTTCACCATAACACAGAAAACTCAAGCAAGAAAAAAAGTGGTTGTGTCAGTAACTATTGTGCCATCTTCGACAAGTTTGTTACTGAATGCTGTAATGcattgtggttagagtgttggactagtaaccagaaggttgcaagttcaaacccctgagatgacaaggtacacatctgccgttctgcccctgaacaggcagttaacctactgttcctaggccgtcattgaaaataagaatttgttcttaactgacttgcctagttaaataaaggtacattttttttttaaatcctaaaATTAAGTACTATTCCAGTATCTATACAAGTCCATAATCATGACTCTGGGTTTCCAACCATCTTTATCAAAGGTTCATCGTCAGAGCAGTCTTGTGACTGATTTCTCTTCTCTGCCATAGCTTCTGGTGAAGAATGAGGGGGATTTGTGACCATCTTTAACAAGAGTTAATAATCAGAGTTCTCCTCTTCCAAATAAATACACTAAAAACCTATGAGTACTGCATAATAGGTAGACACTGACAGATTCCAATGTGATTTATCAAACAGTGCAGCTCTCGACTATGTCAAAGATAATCAAAATTGGAAGGGAAATATACAATAAGTGGAATTCTTACCTGCACTTCTTTCGCCAGCGTTTCCCACATTGGCTCTATAGTAATCTTCCAAGGCTTCTTTAGTTTCACACCTCTCCAGAATAACCAtcagggtcttcactgatggATTCCTCACCATCTTCTTGATCAACAGCTCATCATCTAATCTATCATCCAAAGACCCTGATAAAGCAATACAAATCAACCGTTGCATAACAAGACTCAACCTAACCTAATCTTCTAGGGTGTATTTTGGATGGTTTTAAATCCATGCTTCGACATGTGCTGAAAAATTGTCACCTTCACTTGTGCTTTGAACAATGTTGGTGCTCCATCTGTTGACTGCTTTGTTTGTCTTTCCTGGCACACTCTTCTTCGCAGGTGTCGTGGTCTTCTTTACAGCTTTAAGAGGCTTTTTAACTAGGCTAATTAAGGGCTCGTCATCAGAATCAGAATTCACCTCTTCCTCTGACAATTCAAACAGGATAAAGGAAAAACATTAGAGACCCATCAAAAAATGATCTGTCAGCATACATACTCAGCAATATTTGTAAAAATGTGCTCTGTAGGATAAATTACCTCTGCTGGTTTTGCCTTTTCTTTGACTACAGTTGTTGCTGTTGGATTCTTTAGCAACACAGCTCTTCAGTATTGTCctcacagtgtctttagatggaGACCTGGTTAGATTAATCAATGGTTCATCCTCTGTGCTGTCATCGGAGGATTCTGGCCATGTAATCAGAAAACAAGACTATTGGATTAGAATCAATGATACAACTGTCAGACATATTATGAAAGTACAGAGACAAGAGATGTTGTGTGTTCTCAACTATACTCCTGTTGTGGTTTTTAAGAACTTTACTGGGTGTTTCTCTGGCTGTTGTAGGGAGTGACTTTGTTCGGGTTTGTGTCTTCAGCTTGTCTACCATCTTGATCAGTGGCACATTATCGGAGCTGTCACCTGATGAGTCTGGTTAAATAGACAATAAGATGAACAGGAAAAGCGATTTTATTCCCCGCTAAAGCCATTTAGTACatgaatcaaatccaattttattggtatAATGCGTTGCAAACAACAGGTGTTGACTTCACAGTgcaatgcttacttatgagcccattcccaacaatgcagagttaaacaTGTAAGACAATTATTTACTAAAgaaaagataaataaataaagggtgtcaatgtaaatactCCGGTTGGCCATTTTATTAACcttttaacagtcttatggcatggggtagaagctgttcaggtgccTGTTGGtccaagacttggcgctccaaTACTaattgctgtgcggtagcagagagaacagtctatggctggagtctgacaatagttagagccttcctctgacaccccctggtatagaagtcctggaaGGTAGGGAGttcggtcccagtgatgtactggcccgTACCCACTACTGTCaatagtgccttgcagtcggatgcaaagcagttgccacaccaagcagtgatgcagccagtcaaaatgctctcaatggtgcagctgtataactttttgaggattgaAGGCCCATGACAAATCCTTTAAGATCGTCTATGGTTCTtagtgatatggacaccaagggaGCAAAATgattggaatggtatcaaatacagtgccttcagaaagtattcagaccctttgactttttccacaatttgttatgtTATGGATGAAATCaataaaaaatcctcagcaatctacacacaatacccacacAATAccaagcgaaaacaggtttttcgaaTGTTTCCAAttgtattaaaatatatatacaccttatttccatttatttttcagaccctttgctatgagactcgacattgagctcaggtgcatcctgtttccattgatcatccttgatgtttctgcaacttgattggagtccacctgtggtaaattcaattgattggacatcatttggaaaggcccacacctgtctatataaggtcccacagttgactgcatgtcagatcaaaaaaccaagccataaggtcgaaggaattgtccgtagagctcagagacaggactctgtcgagaaacagatctggggaagggtaccaaaaaacgtctacagcattgaaggtccaagaacacagtggcctccatcattcttaaatggaagaagtttggaaccaccaagactttctAGAACTGGACTGCCCAGcccaactgagcaatcgggggagaagggctttggtcagggaggtgaccaagaacccgatggtcactctgacagagctccagagttcctctgtgaagatgggagaaccttccagaaggacaaccatctctgcctCACTTCCCCAATCATGCTTTTATGGttgagagtggccagacggaagccactcctcagtaaaacacACATGGCACGCCGCTTGGAGTAggtgccaaaagacacctaaagattctcagatcatgagaaacaagattccctggtctgatgaaaccaagatttaactatttggcctgaatgccaaatgtcacatctggaggaaacctggcaccatccctacagtgaagcatgctggtggcagcatcatgttgtggggatgtttttcagtggcaggggcagggagactagtcaggatcaaggcaaagatgaatggagcaaagtacacagttattcttgataaaaacctgctccagagtgctcaggacctcagactgggggcgaaagttcaccttccaacaggacaacgactcgaagcacacagccaagacaatgctggagtggctttgggacaagtagctaaatgtccttgagtggcccagccagtgccagacttgaaaatagctgtgtcgcgaccctccccatccaaccttacagagcttgagaggatctgcagagaatgggcgaaacttcccaaatacaggtgtgccaagcttgtagcgtcacacccaagagactcgatgctgtaaatcgctgccaaaggcccttcaacaaagtactgagtaaagggtctgaataattatgtaaatgtcatattccCGGTttttatttgtcattatggggtattgtgtgtagattgaagacaaaacaatttaatcaattgtagactaaggctgtaacaaaatgtggaaaaagtcaaggggtctgaatactttccggaggcactgtacatcaaacatgtgtttgatgccattccattcgctccgttccggccattattatgagccgtccttccTCGGCAGCTCGTCTGGTAGGATTGCGTCACTGGGCAGGTCTCAGCTGGGTTTTCCTTTTGTAATTTATgacagtttgcaagccctgccacatccgacaagcatcagagccggtgtagtaggattcaagcttagtcctgtattgacgcttttctGTTTGATTGTTCGTCAGAGGGCGTAGCaagatttcttataagtgtctggattagtgtcctgctcgttgaaagcggcagctctagcctttagctcagggcggaagttgcctgtaatccatggcttgtggttgggatatgtacgtaagGTCACTATGGCGACaatgtcgtcgatgcacttattaatgaagccggtgactgatgtggtaaactcctcaatacCATCGAATGAAtctcagaacatattccagtctgtgctagcaaaactgtCCTGTAGCTTAGAAATATGGCCTTGATACAAGAATTGAGGAACTAGTCTCACCTGTGCATATGTTATGAGTGTTCTGGACGTTATTTCTGCCCTTCACATCGTTAACCTCTCTGGCTGTGTTGAAGGGTCTCTTTTTGAATGGCAACGATGTCTGTTTAACCATCTTTATCAAGGGTTCATTGTCTGAGCTGTCATAAGAGTCCTCATCCTGGATTGAACCTAGAATTACAACAAAGACCAAACAAATTGATGCCGCCTTCCATTCAGaatagtagtagtgtgtgtgtattttacagTATTCGGAACAGAGAGGCTTGAGAAAGGTTCTCACCTGCGATCTTGTTCTTTGTCTTCTGGATGCCATTACCTCTTTTGATATAAGTAGTCCTTTGCCCCTTTGCATGTACAGTGGCTTTTTTAGGTCTGGGAAGTCTCTCCAACTTTGTCAAGGGTTCATCATCTGAAGTGTCATCTAACCCTAATCACACAAGCAGCAAATATCAACATATTACTCGAAATAAGGTAAATTCCCTTACGAAAAaaagagtgcagtataactgcagtatgctgcaaatactgcATCCCCCAAAAAATCCACTGCAGTAGTTTTGCAGCATAACTGCAGTATATTCTACAGTTATTgcgtccaaaataccacagttaACTGCAATTACTGAACTTTTACTGCAGTTTGAAAACTGCGATCTTTTTTTGTACGGGTTACTTTATTTAATAGGTGTTTATAAAGGTTTTCATGTCACATGTTCTCTCACCTGAATCGTGTCTAGTGATATTCCGGCTATTTTTACACTGGGTCTCATTGGGCTGGTGCTTCTTGTTTATTAATGTAATCACAGGTTCATAATCGGAGGAGCTTTTATTTAAGGACTCTGACGGTACagctaaaaaaaaacatgttagaTGTGAACACAAAGAATAAAACCAATATCGGTCATTGTGTAGATTCAAAAGGCATATTCACCTGTGCGTATATCCACCATATTTTCGCCCTGTAATATTATGACAATGTCGATAGCTGTTTACGCAAAGGTGTATGTGCGGAGAGACTTTCCAGGAGTAGAAAAACTGCAAGGTTAAACTGTCCTTTTGTTTACGATTGCGAGATAGCCCGCTGTCCTTTTTTGATGACGTCATGGTCCAGCGTCTGGTGGGACGTATTTATTACGCCGATTTTGTTgcaaaaacgtttcttaaacggaagcaaatagaacgaaacggggagggacggcttttgtggagcgatgggtaccgatgcttcgagggtggctatgtgtgcagagggtccctggttcgagcccagggagacGTGTACACAACGACAAGTTAGATTAAAATGTTAACAGGTATTGCACGTTTTAGGAAAAACTATGTcgctaataatcctgtttacatggacacatctgaaatctgGCTTCTCTAATAAATGCAGACAATCAAAATAAACGTTATACTACAGCAAGCATGTTATTTTTGTGAAGCATATGTAAACATATGTatatgaaatggctagctagttagcggtggtgcgagCTAATAGCGTTTCCTTGCtttgcaagggccgcagcttttgtggagcgatgggtaacgatgatTCGTGGGTTTCAGTTGTCTGTGTGTGCAGAGGGTatctggttcgagcccgggtagggGCGAGGGGACAGAAGTTATACTGTTAAACGTATTTGATTCCGAGTTCGGACATATAGAACTACAAGAGCGCATACAATCAGTTGTTCCCAAATCACTTCACGCGCACAGATCAAATACAAATACACTGCcaattaaggtgtttacatgttCTAATAATTTTaaagattgctcagaaaaccCGGTGTTTTAATAAGTGTATGTTTACTTCGATTAAGATCAGCAGAGTAAAGTGTCTACATTACTATTGCATAATCTCCCTACTTCCACAATCAGTTTAATATCTAATTATTACGGTGCACGTAAACGTTCTCacattttactaggcaagtcagttttgaacaaattcttatttacaatgactgcctaccaggGAACTgtgttgttcaggggcagaacggcagattttacCTAGTCAACTCAGGGATTCGTTCCACCAACCTTTCGGGTTACCGGCACAACTCAATCTAGTGACAAAGAGCTGCAATGTGGGGAATCGAAGGTGGCTCGCGTTTCAGCTAGTTTTaccttgttcttgataccatgtcttgttttgacgtCTTTGCTAATATGGCAAAAATTCTCTAGCTAgcaaaccaacaactgtaacgatgtatttgagaggcaagtgctcattgtgcaaatgtagtaatgttttcaataaacattggataCAAAATATACTTTATATGTTGTCAACAATCTGAGAGAACCTTTTCGGTTTTGTTTCTAAAAAACATCTCCCTACTTTGAAATCTaaacagccccatggtttaacaaCCCTAAAAGGGATATACCTGCAAGAAAGTGGTAaatacacagagttacacatgggataaacaaaagtacagtcaattacacaaatgtcacaccctgaccatagtttgctttgtatgtttctatgttttgtttggtcagggtgtgatctgagtgggcaattctatgttggatgtctagtttgtctgtttctgtgtttggcctgatatggttctcaatcagaggcaggtgttagtcattgtctctgattgggagccatatttaggtagcctgttttgtaattgtgggtgattgtctatgttagttgcttgtggcAGCATCGTTCTCATTATAGCTTCATAGTTGTTTGTATAGTCTGTGTTCAGTGATTTCTTTAATTAAaatatcatcatgaacacataccacgctgcattttggtccgctccttACGACGATTGTGacaacaatagaaaaatctatatacaatgtgtgtgAATGGAGTAAGGATGTAAGGCAAAAAAATAGGCCATAgaagcgaagtaattacaatttagcaaatgaacactggggtgatagatgtgcagatgatgatgtgcaagtagaaatactggtgtgcgacagagcaaaaaaataaataaataacgatatggggttgaggtaggtagttggatgggctatttacagatgggctgtgtacagctgcagcgatcagtaaactgctcagatagctgatgcttaaagttagtgagggagatatgtctccaacttcagtggttttttgggggggggtttgcaatttgttccagtcattagcagcagagaactggaaggaaaggtgaccaaagaacgtgttggctttggggatgaccagtgagatatacctgctggagcgtgtgctacgggtgggtgttatggtgaccagtgagctgagataaagcgGAGCATTACTTAGCAAAGACttctagatgacctggagccaatgggtctggtgacgaatatgtagcgagggccagccgacgagagcatacaggttgcagtggtgggtggtatatggggctttggtgacaaaacggatggcactgtgatagactgcatccaatttgctgagtagagtgttggaggctattttttaaatgacatcgctgaagtcgagaatcggtagaatagtcagttttacgagggtatgtttggcagcgttagtgaagaaggctttgttgcAATGTAGGAAGCGGATCCtagatttaatttttttattggagatgcttaatatgagtctggaaggagagtttacagtctaaccagacacctaggtatttctagttacatattctaagtcagaaccatccagagtagtgatgctagtcgggaggGCAGTTGCGGgcagcaattggttgaagagcatgcacttagttttacgcgcatttaaaagcagttggaggccacggaaggagtgttgtatggcattgaagctcgtttggaggtttgttaacacagagtccaaagaagggccagatgtatgcagaatgg is a genomic window of Oncorhynchus keta strain PuntledgeMale-10-30-2019 chromosome 19, Oket_V2, whole genome shotgun sequence containing:
- the LOC118371970 gene encoding DNA mismatch repair protein Msh3-like isoform X2, producing MVDIRTAVPSESLNKSSSDYEPVITLINKKHQPNETQCKNSRNITRHDSGLDDTSDDEPLTKLERLPRPKKATVHAKGQRTTYIKRGNGIQKTKNKIAGSIQDEDSYDSSDNEPLIKMVKQTSLPFKKRPFNTAREVNDVKGRNNVQNTHNICTDSSGDSSDNVPLIKMVDKLKTQTRTKSLPTTARETPKSSDDSTEDEPLINLTRSPSKDTVRTILKSCVAKESNSNNCSQRKGKTSREEEVNSDSDDEPLISLVKKPLKAVKKTTTPAKKSVPGKTNKAVNRWSTNIVQSTSEGSLDDRLDDELLIKKMVRNPSVKTLMVILERCETKEALEDYYRANVGNAGERSAAMAEKRNQSQDCSDDEPLIKMVGNPES
- the LOC118371970 gene encoding uncharacterized protein LOC118371970 isoform X4, encoding MVDIRTAVPSESLNKSSSDYEPVITLINKKHQPNETQCKNSRNITRHDSGLDDTSDDEPLTKLERLPRPKKATVHAKGQRTTYIKRGNGIQKTKNKIAGSIQDEDSYDSSDNEPLIKMVKQTSLPFKKRPFNTAREVNDVKGRNNVQNTHNICTESSDDSTEDEPLINLTRSPSKDTVRTILKSCVAKESNSNNCSQRKGKTSREEEVNSDSDDEPLISLVKKPLKAVKKTTTPAKKSVPGKTNKAVNRWSTNIVQSTSEGSLDDRLDDELLIKKMVRNPSVKTLMVILERCETKEALEDYYRANVGNAGERSAEAMAEKRNQSQDCSDDEPLIKMVGNPES
- the LOC118371970 gene encoding DNA mismatch repair protein Msh3-like isoform X1 — encoded protein: MVDIRTAVPSESLNKSSSDYEPVITLINKKHQPNETQCKNSRNITRHDSGLDDTSDDEPLTKLERLPRPKKATVHAKGQRTTYIKRGNGIQKTKNKIAGSIQDEDSYDSSDNEPLIKMVKQTSLPFKKRPFNTAREVNDVKGRNNVQNTHNICTDSSGDSSDNVPLIKMVDKLKTQTRTKSLPTTARETPKSSDDSTEDEPLINLTRSPSKDTVRTILKSCVAKESNSNNCSQRKGKTSREEEVNSDSDDEPLISLVKKPLKAVKKTTTPAKKSVPGKTNKAVNRWSTNIVQSTSEGSLDDRLDDELLIKKMVRNPSVKTLMVILERCETKEALEDYYRANVGNAGERSAEAMAEKRNQSQDCSDDEPLIKMVGNPES
- the LOC118371970 gene encoding DNA mismatch repair protein Msh3-like isoform X3, with protein sequence MVDIRTAVPSESLNKSSSDYEPVITLINKKHQPNETQCKNSRNITRHDSGLDDTSDDEPLTKLERLPRPKKATVHAKGQRTTYIKRGNGIQKTKNKIAGSIQDEDSYDSSDNEPLIKMVKQTSLPFKKRPFNTAREVNDVKGRNNVQNTHNICTDSSGDSSDNVPLIKMVDKLKTQTRTKSLPTTARETPKSSDDSTEDEPLINLTRSPSKDTVRTILKSCVAKESNSNNCSQRKGKTSREEEVNSDSDDEPLISLVKKPLKAVKKTTTPAKKSVPGKTNKAVNRWSTNIVQSTSEGSLDDRLDDELLIKKMVRNPSVKTLMVILERCETKEALEDYYRANVGNAGERSADGHKSPSFFTRSYGREEKSVTRLL